The Deltaproteobacteria bacterium genome includes the window ATATCGTGGAGATCATCATGGCCTGGATCGGAGAACAGACAACGGATGGACAAGGAACGCTTATTCCGCAGTGACAAAGGTGGAAAAACGGATCGCCTCAAGTTTCCGTGCAAGATGACGGGCATCTGCTTCACGGAGAAACCGGCCGATCCGTACCCGGTAATAGATTTTTCGGCCGTTGTCCCACCGGCGAAGATGGACATCCTTGAAACGTGAGGCAAGGGTCCGCTTCAGGGCCTGGGCATTTTCTTTGTGCAGGAAGGAACCGACCTGTACCGTAAAACGAAGGGGCGTGGGGACGGCTTTCCCCCCTCTCTTGTAATAGCGGTTGTCTCCGAGAGAGAGAATCTCCACCTTCACGGGAACCACACCCTCGTCCACCATGCCGAGGGCCTTGGCCGCCCCGTAGGAAAGATCAATGATCCGGCCCCGCACATAGGGCCCCCGGTCATTGATCCGTACCGTTACGGTCCGTCCGTTGTTCCGGTTGGTGACGCGGACCCGCGTCCCCAATGGGAGGGTCTTGTGGGCGGCCGAGATACCATACATATTGTAGACCTCACCGTTGGCGGTCCGCCGTCCGTGGAAGTCCTTTCCGTACCAGGAGGCGTTGCCGTACTCCACCCGGCGGCCCCCTTCAAGATGGATGCCGCCTCGATGGACGGCACACGCCCCGGAAAACCAGAACAGCAGGAAAACGAAAAGCAAACGCAGACGATACACCGGTCCGGGGCACCCGCCGGAAAGAGGGGGATCAGAGGCCGATGATGTATTTTTCATCTCCCTCCCCCAACTCGGCCATCTCTTCCTTCTGCTCTTCATAACCGGAGCGCCCCATGAGGGCATAGGTTGCGACTTTTCCGTCCTCCACACCGGGCTGGTTGAGGGGATTGATCCGGTAGAGGCCGCCGGAGAAGACCGTCTGAATCTCATACATCATGAAGAGCTGGCCCAGAGTGAAGGGATTCAACTCTTTCAGCGTCAGGGTCAGGTTGGGACGTTTATGGCGGGTCAGGGCATAGCCCGTGGCCTGCTGTTCCGCATGGATCAACTCGTTGAGGGTATGGCCCCCCAAATAAGAGATCCCCTCCATTTCGGGATAGCTGTCCGGGATCTCCATTTTCTCCCGGAATTTTTCCAGGCCGAGAAAGGTGATCACCTTGTCGTTCGGTCCTTCCACATAGAGCTGAATCTGGGAATGCTGGTCCGTCGTCCCTAAAGATTTGACCGGTGTCTGCCCGGCAAAGACCTCCCGGCCGTCAAGGGCCTCCCGTTTCCCCAGACTTTCGGACCAGAGTTGACGATACCAGTCGGCAAAACCGTAGAGGGCATTGGAATAGGGCATCATCACGGAGATCCGCTTGCCCCGTTTGGCATTCAGGATATAGTGAATGGCCGCATTCAGGTAGGCCGGATTCTCCCGGAGTTTCACCTTGCGGCACCATCGCTCCATGAAGGCCGCACCGGCGAGAAGTTCCCGGATGTTGATCCCCGATACCGCAGCGGAGAGGAGACCCACGGGGGTCAGGACGGTGAAGCGTCCCCCCACACCGTCAGGAATCACCAGGCACGAATAACCTTCCCGGTCGGCAACCCGCTTCAGGTTTCCCCTGGAGGCGTCCGTCGTCACAATGATCCGATCCTGATGGTTCTCCCGCCCGACGGCATCAATGAGGGCCTTCTGGCAGATCAGGAAATTGGCCATCGTCTCCGCCGTTCCGCCGGACTTTGTGATTACGTTGAAACAGGTCTTTTTCAGGTCCAGAATATCGAGCAGACCCCGCAGATTGTCCGGATCGACATTGTCCAGGACATAGATGCGCGGCGCCCGTTTACGCCCCGTCTTGGTCAACTCGTTGTAACGGGGATGGTTGAGCGCCTGGTGCAAAGAGGTATTCCCCAGTGCGGAGCCCCCGATCCCCAGGACCACGAAACTCTCACACCGTCTACGGACCCCCTTGGCAATTTCCAGAATACCCTTTACATCCTGATCCGGTAAATCCATGAACGGAAGTTTACCACTCGATTTTTTTTCCTTGATCTGCTGGTGAATCTCTTTGGCCTCCGACTGAAGGGACTCGATCTCTCCATCAAAGACCCCGTGTTCCTCACCCATGAACGAAGCCATGACATGATTATAGTCGAGACGGACCGCCATCTCCTGTTTCCAGACCTTATTCTTATAGGAAATCATTCTGCCTCCCTTCAGGAGTTCTCTCGCCCCGGTTATTACGTACCCCACCACTTTGATGCCGGCAGTACGGATTCCGATAGGATGAAAATGAGGTTATGTTGATATTGTGTGATATTATTGGAAAATGTACCACAGAAAAGAAGATGAATCAAGAAAGTAGCGCAAAAATATTACTTCCTGCAGAAATCCTCTGCGGGGAAATCAAAACGTCAGGACATGGCCGCCCACCCCGACCCCCAGGCTCTCCGCCACGGGAAGGCATTTGGCCTTGAGGAGGAACACAACTCCCGTCCGGATCCCGTAGAGGGTCTCGTAATGTCCCATCCCTTTGGCAATCACCAGGTCGGCACGATCCCAGACCTTTCGGAACTCGGCCGGTGCCTCTTTCAGTGGAAGACCGATCGACGCCACGGTATGGGGGACGATGGGCACCAGACCGGAGAAACCGAGACCTTCAAGATCGACAACGGTCGCATCGTTTAATATCGGCTCCGCCTTGGGGGAGACGATCACCTCCTTGCCCATTTTGAGAAGCTGTTCCACCAGGAGCAGGTCAAAAACAACCTCGCCGCAATTATCGGTCAGGTAAAGGATCGTACGGACCTGCTCCACCTCCTGCCGAAAACGGTCAAAGTGATCGACGGCAAGCCCTTGCCGCAGTTCATCATCAAGAGTCTCCAGGGCATTCCGGGAACCGTCGACCCCGAAATCAATGGCATTACCGGCAATGGCCGCGCATACCGCGGAACGGAGCGTCAGCCCCTTTTCCCGGAGGGGGATTGCAACCTCAGAGGCAATCCGGTTGCTCTTCTCCTTCAAAGCGGCGTAGGGATCCGTCCCTGTTTTTCCCCGGATCGTCCGGTGAATCAACGTTCCCAGTTCCGCCGGGATTTTCCCGGGGAAATCCCGTTGCAGCAGACCGAGGATCTCCTCCATCAGGGCAAGGCGTACCGCCGGATCCTCCACGGCCAGTTCCACGGCATGGGTCGCCTGATCGATGAGACAGCGCACACAAAGGTAAGTCGGAGAAATCATGATACGAAACAAACCTCATACCCCGGGATTCCGGAACCGTCAGGAGTAACACGGACTTCAGCCCCCAGTTTCAAAATTGAGTCATCATATCATAGCCTGTAATCCTGAAACAAGAGACAAACAGCCGACAATTCTTTGTCTGTTTTTTATCTTTACAACAGAGATGGTATAGATAATAATAACCGGATATGCATTTTCAGCGGTCACAATTTTAAGAGGTCCCGGCGTCAGGTATTCATGAGGAGAAAATCATGTTAGATCCCAAAACGGTTACTTTATATACAGGCGGTCACAAAGGCACCGAAGAATATTTTGGAATATCCGCCGAAAAGTGGGGAATGAAAGAGGTGACCTTCAACTTTGAAGGACATGAAATCAACCGTCGGCGGGGATTGAAAATCCTGTCCGAGGAGGAACTCCTGCGTGGCGCCGTCGGCCCGGACATTATCCAGAAACGTATGGAACGTACATTCGCGACCACCCCCATCATGCAGAAAATATTTCAGATCCAGTTTCATATTATCAACAACGGTTATCAGGTTTTCGCTGTCGGCTGGTTATTGTCAAACGGAACGGTCAAAGGCGGCACCGGCTGGGGAGTGGAACTGGCAAAGTTATTCAACCGCCCGGTGCATCTCTTTGAGCAGGAGAGGAAGGAGTGGGTCTCCTGGGTCCACAATGAGTGGATCACGGAGGAACCCGTCATCGCACATAAAACACTGGCCATGACGGGGACACGATATTTGAGCGAAGATGGCAAAGCTGCCATAGATCAGCTCTTCGAACGGTCGTTCAATGGTTAATCGCTGTCGGAAGGACCCCGGCGGACCGGTTCCTGGCATTCACGACAGCCGTTCCACGGGTCGGGAGTAAGTCCGGATGGCGGAAAACCTCAGTCTCCCCTTCCCCTCGATCCGCACATCGACCGCAACGCCCTCCCGGAGGAGGGGAAGGCCGGAAGGGGGTCTACAGCTTGGGTCCGTTCTCGGAATAGAGGCTTTGATGGAAGTGCCGGGCAAAGCTCATGACAAAGAGGAGACTCTGCCGAACCTCGGGATCCCGGGCCGCTTTCCAGAGGGCCGGCAGCCCGGCCTTCTTCGGCTGATCTTTCATCTCCGCCATCGCTTCCTGTGCACTTTCCACCGCCGCACCGATCAGGTCTTGAATCTGGGGGTTCATAAGACGGCTCACCAGATTCTCAAACATGCTCAACATCCGCTCGACGATGCTGTCGGTAAAGGCATGCGTCGTCGAACCGAGAAACGTCGCCATCTGAGTCAGGACTTCCAGACTACCACTGTTAATCAACTCCTCAATCGCCGGCATCGCCCGCATTAGGTCCGCTTTTGCCAGTTCATCCAACAGGGCCATCATCGTTTCCATGTTTGCAGCCATCCGTGCAATGACGCTGTCTCCCATGGAGTTTTTGGCCGCACTGATGAAGAGGGCCACCTCCTTGAGATCATTCAGAGAGCCACTTTGGTACAACTCCGTCAGGGTCCGGACTGATTGCTGCACGGCCTGAAAGACTTCGGGCTTCGCCACCTGATCGGCCAGAGCCGTCAGGGGCTCCATGATCGCGGCCATCCGCTCGATCATGGGGTCGGTTTGTGAATCCTTGTAGGCCTGAATCGCCCCGGCGACCTCCGACAGAGTCTCCGCATGGTTCCGGAGACCATCGATGGAATTCGAACCGGCCTGCATCATCGTCGGTAGATCCGGTTCCCGTAGCTCTTTATTCTGCATGGACATATCGTGCCTCCCTCTCAGAGTATGCCCCGAGCGCTTAACCAGTAAAGGCGGTTGTAGGCCAGTTTGAACCAGTGAATCATCTGAGACGGCTCCCCGGGATTGGGCGGCGTGTTGTAGTTGAACCAGACATAGGTCCCCTCCTCGAGACTGGTTTCCACGAAGCAGAAAACCTTTCCGTCATATCGGCGCCCCGGGCATCCCTCTTTAATCATGCAGATCAGTGATTCCGCAACGGTGTCGGCCTCGAAGTGGGCGGTCGATCCTGCCTTACTGATGGGAATATTGGTGGTGTCCCCCACCACAAAGACATTCTCCTTCCCTGCCATGGTCAGGCTGTGCTTATCCGTCGGGATCCAGCCGTCGGCGCCGAGGCCGGATTCTTCAATAAGGGGCATACCCTTGTGCGGGGGCACAGCAATGAGAAGGTCATAGTCCAGCGTGGATCCTTCCTCGCTGTGAATCTGCTTCTTCAGCGGATCGACCTCCTTCATGTTGAAGAAGGTTTCATACCGGATTCCCCGACGTTCGAAGGCCTTGACCGCCCACTGGGCAACCGGCTCCAGGACATGGACCCGGGCAATGGGATAGGTATAGAAGAGTTCGTACTTCTCTTTCAGACCGTTTTGGGAGAAAAGGTCGTCGAGCATGAAAGTGACTTCCAGGGGCGCCACGGGACACTTATGGGGAACACCGACGGAAACGACAATCCGCCCCCCCTCAAACTCCTTCAACGCCTTCCGGAGTTTTTTGGCTCCGGCAAGATCATAGAACCAGTGCGCGCCCTCCTTGAGGCCGGGGACTTCCTCGGGGACAATTCTGGAACCGGTGGCAATGACCAGGTAGTCGTAAGGGAAGGACCTTCCGCTCTGCGCCGTGACCGTCTGACTCTCGGTGTCGATCTTCACGGCAGGGTCGACGTAGAGGTTGATCAGCGGGTCGAGGAGCCCGCGTTGATCCCGGATAATCTCATCGTCCTGCATCCGGCCAAAGGCGACGTAGAGAAAACCCGGCTGATAGACATGTTTCTCCGAAGCGCTGAGCATGTTGACGGTGACCTCTCCGCTGCGCAACTCGGTCCGCAAACCCCGGGCCAGCAGGTTGGCGACAATCGTCCCGCCTGTCCCCCCTCCGATAATAACGATACGCTTTCCCATGCGATGCCTCCTCTCTGACGGCGTTTCCGACCCACCGTCCATTCAGGCCACACGCTTCATTCAGATCCGGCTCCTTCTGCGATTCTCTCCCCGGGCCGGCCCCGGAATCCGCAAGATGGAGCCCCCTTTATGAGATCATCTATTTAACTTTCTTCACCACGATGCTCCAGAATCCATCCTTTTCTTCGGCGCCGAGATACTCCTGCCCCACTTTGTGGATCCACTCCGGAATGTCTTTGGCGGACCCTTGGTCGGACGAGAGGACTTCGATCACCGTACCGACCGGTTCGCTCTTCATCATGCGGATCAGTTCCATCAGCGGTCCAGGACAGTAGGAATCCCGTGCATCCACACTCTTGTCAATGGTCAGATTCATTTCGCGGCCTCCTTTCGACTACAGGTCTAAAGATTGATAATATTATACCCTTCTGCGTCCACGAGAAACTTCGTCATCCCTGCGACTTCGTCGAAGACGTCCTCCTCAAGGTCCGCCTCCGTCATACCGAGTACCTCCATCGCCATGGGACAGGCATAGATCTTTGCCGCACCGAACTCCCGTGCCTGCCGGAAGAGATCGAGATAGGGGGGAACCTTCTTCGCTTGCAGGACCTTTGAAAAATCCGCCCCGGAGAAACGTTCTTCGTCACCAATCCCCTTCCGGAACTTCCGAATCGCCCCCATAGAGACGAAGAGCAGGACCTCAATCCCGGACACGGCCGCCACCGAGGCAATCATGCCGGCAAGCTGAACCTTTACATAGTCCTCGGATGAGAGGATGATTGCGATCTTTCTTCCCTCTGCCGTCATAAGCCCTCCTTACGCAACCCCTGGAATCTTTCCATCCTTTGCCTTCCTCCCTGTTAAAAAGCAAAGGAGATGCCAAATATTCACAAATATGAATATTTTCGATAACCCGATGATTTGACGTCTTTTTTTTGATTAGTTTGAAAGGAATTTCAACAAGCGGGACGCCCTCGATTTGCAGAAATGAGAATTGAGGCGAAATTCCGGTCGCAAAATTGAGAAGGGAAGAGATGAAGACAAAATTCTTTTGTGGGGGATTATTCTTTCTGTTCCAGTTTCCTGTAGAGCGTCGCCAGACTGATCCCAAGTCGTTCCGCCGCTTTCTGCTTGTCGCAGCCGGACCGTTCAAGAACCCCTTCAATATGCATCCTTTCGTAAACCCGGAGTGCGCTTTTTAGATTTTCTCTGGAGAGGGTCTCGGAGCGGCGATCCCCCTCCAGGAGATTCGGCGGCAGGTCTTCCGGTTGCAGCGTGGGAGGCGTCCCGAGAATCATGCTTCGTTCCATGACATTTTCCAGTTCCCGGATATTGCCTTTCCACCGGTACCCGGACAGAACCCGCAGAACCTCCGGGGAGACATCCCGGAACCGGCGGTTCATTTCAAGATTGTACTTCCGAATAAAATGATTGACCAACAGAGGGAGATCATCGATCCGCTCCCGCAATGGAGGGACCTTGATCTCTACAATATTGAGCCGATAGTAAAGATCCTCCCGGAAGGTCCCGGCATTCATCCGCTCCTGAAGATCCTGATGGGTCGCTGCGATGAGACGGATATCAACCTTGACTCGTTCCGTCCCTCCCACAGGCAGGATCTCCTTTTCTTCAATAGCCCGAAGGAGCTTGGTCTGGAGCCCAACGGAAAGGTCCCCTATCTCATCGAGAAACAGGGTCCCCTCGTTAGCGACCTCAAAGAGCCCCTTCCTGTCTTCCTGCGCATCGGTGAAGGCCCCCTTGCGATAGCCGAAAAGCATGGAATCAAGGAGGGTCGCAGGAATGGCACAACAATTGACGGGAATGAACCGTTTCGCCCGCCGGTCACTCCTGTTGTGAATAGCCCGGGCCACTAATTCCTTGCCGGTCCCGCTCTCCCCCGTAATCAGGACAGTCCCCTTGGAAGAGGCCACCCTTTTGATCAATTCCAGCATCTCCCGAACCGGTTGAGACTGCCCGATAATATCGGAGAAATCGTATCGGCCTGCGACCTCTTCCCGAAGGAGCCGGTTATCCTCGGTCAGGTCGGTGAGTTGAAACAGCTTTTTGATCCGGAAGACGACGTCATCCAGGAGAAAAGGTTTGATGATGTAATCCACCGCACCCTGCCGCAGGGCCTCCACCGCCGTATCGACGGAAGCATAGGCCGTCATCATGACCACCGGCGTGCCGGGCCGGGAGGTCTTAATCCGTCGGAGCAGATCAATCCCGTTTATGCCGGGCATCCGAATGTCGCAGATGACGGCATCGAAAGCAATGCGATCGAAGAGTGTCGAGGCCTCATCTCCGTCGGCCGCCGTCACCGGGCTGTATCCTTCCTCGGCAAGAACCGACGACAGGGATTCCCGGATGGTTGTCTCATCATCAACGATAAGAATTTTCTTTGACATCTTCCCTCACTCCTGTCGACTGCAACTCAATTCCAGGGGAAGGAAAACCCGGAAGGTACTCCCTTTCCCCGGACAACTTTCAACTTCAATTCTACCACCGAGACTTTCCATAACACCGTAGCTGATAAAGAGTCCCAGCCCCGTGCCGCGTCCCACGTCCTTGGTGGTGAAAAAGGGCTCAAAGATCTTCGGCACAATCTCGGGAGGGATCCCCGTTCCCGTATCTGAAATTTCGATGACGACCCATTCCCCGGCCCGGCAAGTCTCTAACGTCAGGGTTCCCTCTCCCTCCATAGCATCGGCGGCATTGATCATCAGGTTCATCAAGACCTGCAACAGGGAATCACGCACCAGTTCCAGCGGGGGGAGCTTAGGATCAAAGTCGGTGACGATCCGAAGCCCGGCGGCCGTCTGGTTGTACTTTAGAAAAGCCAGCGCATTCTCCAGGACCTCCCGCAGATTCACCCGCTCCGTCCCTTTCCGGGCGGGCCGGGAAAAATCGACCAACTCCCGTACGATCCCTGAAATCCGGTTGATATGGGTCAGGATCGATGCCAGCCTTTCTTCGTTCCCGGGATCATCGATCCTGCGCCGGATCAATTGAACCAGCGTGGAGATCGAGGCAAGTGGATTCCCCACCTCATGCGCAATCCCCGAAGCCAGAAGCCCCAAGGCGGCCATCTTCTCCTGGTGAACAAGTTGAGCCTGGGATTCCCGGAGCTGAAGCGTCGCTTCCCGTACCCGTCTCTCAAGTCTCCGTTCGGCTTCCAGAATCTGTTCCATTTTCCGGTCCAGACTGAACATCATATCATTGAAGAGTTCCCCCATCTTGTCGGTGGGATTCTTCGTCGCCGCCTGAAAAACTTCACATTGCCGACAATCCTCTAATGGGTGAACCCGATTATGAGAGGGGGACTTCCCACAGTAGGTCCCGGCAATCTGCCAGCAACGGAGATTGGCGGACTGATAGGCAGGACAATCCTGTCGGAAGCACCGGGTCATCTCCCAACACCGAAGGAGACGGGGATTTTCGAAGCGGGTCTTAAAATCCCGGCTCTGTTCCGCCTCAAAAAAGAGGCGGCCCAATTCCGTGGTCAGCCGTTCGAACTCCGTCTTGCAATCCTTCAGTTCCTTCAGCTCCGCCCGCAGATTACGGACGTTCTCTTCTCCTGCCATGGCATTCCAACCCCTCCATCCCCAGTAAAGACAATACACAATATACCCCATCCAGGGCGGAGCTGACAATTCCCCCGGCATAGCCGGCCCCCTCCCCTAAAGGATAGAGACCTCTCACCGTCACTGAGGCGTAATCCTTTCCCCGGACAAGCCGTACCGGAGAAGAGGTCCGGGTCTCCACACCGATCAGGATTCCGTCCTCGGAGATAAAACCGGGAATTTTCTTCCCCCAGACCCGCAGCGCCCCCTTGAGCCCCGTCGTCACAAAATCGGGCAACACTGCGTGGAGGTCACAGGAGTAGACCCCCGGCCGGTAGGTCGTTTCCGGAAGACTGGACGAAACAGTCCGCCTCAGAAAATCAGTAACCCGCTGTGCCGGTGCGGAGTAATTCTCTCCCCCCGCTCGAAAGGCCGCCTCCTCCCACTTTCTCAGAAAGGCAAGACCTGCGAGAGGCCCCCGGCCCGAAAAGTCCTCCCTGCGAACCGATACCACCAGACCGCTGTCGGCATAGCCGCTTGCCCGGCCAAAACGGCTCATGCCGTTGGTGACGATCCGACCCGGCTGAGAATTAGCTGCAATCACCTGCCCGCCGGGACACATGCAGAAGGTATAGACCCCGCGATCCTGTTTACGATCCCGGTAGGTTAAACGATAACGGGAGGGACCGAGCCTCGGATGACCCGCCCACCGGCCATATTGAACCCGGTCGAGCCTCCCCTGGGGATGTTCAATCCGGACTCCGACGGCCAAGGGCTTTTGTTCCATCGCGACGCCGGCCCGCTCCAGAACGGCATAGGTGTCTTCCGCCCCATGGCCTGTTGCCAAAACGAGCCGGTCCGTTTCAATTTTTTCCCCGTTCTCCAACCCAAGACCACACAACCGGCCATTCTTCACAAGAATTCCGGTCATCCGGCTTCCA containing:
- a CDS encoding septal ring lytic transglycosylase RlpA family protein, producing MKSRRKRWPSWGREMKNTSSASDPPLSGGCPGPVYRLRLLFVFLLFWFSGACAVHRGGIHLEGGRRVEYGNASWYGKDFHGRRTANGEVYNMYGISAAHKTLPLGTRVRVTNRNNGRTVTVRINDRGPYVRGRIIDLSYGAAKALGMVDEGVVPVKVEILSLGDNRYYKRGGKAVPTPLRFTVQVGSFLHKENAQALKRTLASRFKDVHLRRWDNGRKIYYRVRIGRFLREADARHLARKLEAIRFSTFVTAE
- a CDS encoding sulfurtransferase TusA family protein, with protein sequence MNLTIDKSVDARDSYCPGPLMELIRMMKSEPVGTVIEVLSSDQGSAKDIPEWIHKVGQEYLGAEEKDGFWSIVVKKVK
- a CDS encoding NAD(P)/FAD-dependent oxidoreductase, with amino-acid sequence MGKRIVIIGGGTGGTIVANLLARGLRTELRSGEVTVNMLSASEKHVYQPGFLYVAFGRMQDDEIIRDQRGLLDPLINLYVDPAVKIDTESQTVTAQSGRSFPYDYLVIATGSRIVPEEVPGLKEGAHWFYDLAGAKKLRKALKEFEGGRIVVSVGVPHKCPVAPLEVTFMLDDLFSQNGLKEKYELFYTYPIARVHVLEPVAQWAVKAFERRGIRYETFFNMKEVDPLKKQIHSEEGSTLDYDLLIAVPPHKGMPLIEESGLGADGWIPTDKHSLTMAGKENVFVVGDTTNIPISKAGSTAHFEADTVAESLICMIKEGCPGRRYDGKVFCFVETSLEEGTYVWFNYNTPPNPGEPSQMIHWFKLAYNRLYWLSARGIL
- a CDS encoding FAD-dependent oxidoreductase, giving the protein MKDVLADLLHIPSGRIRSLHILKRSIDARHDVRILYTVEISADGEEELLKIIREKEGISAEIVMPPGPPFVLHKKSFYKRPVVVGFGPAGIFAALLLARAGAEPIVLERGRPMQERVRDVSTFWSKGVFRSESNVCFGEGGAGTFSDGKLTTGKRSAMIPWLLSEFVKAGAPSEILYEAYPHIGTDRLRGVIVALRKEIESLGGEVRFGSRMTGILVKNGRLCGLGLENGEKIETDRLVLATGHGAEDTYAVLERAGVAMEQKPLAVGVRIEHPQGRLDRVQYGRWAGHPRLGPSRYRLTYRDRKQDRGVYTFCMCPGGQVIAANSQPGRIVTNGMSRFGRASGYADSGLVVSVRREDFSGRGPLAGLAFLRKWEEAAFRAGGENYSAPAQRVTDFLRRTVSSSLPETTYRPGVYSCDLHAVLPDFVTTGLKGALRVWGKKIPGFISEDGILIGVETRTSSPVRLVRGKDYASVTVRGLYPLGEGAGYAGGIVSSALDGVYCVLSLLGMEGLECHGRRRERP
- a CDS encoding DUF89 family protein; this encodes MISPTYLCVRCLIDQATHAVELAVEDPAVRLALMEEILGLLQRDFPGKIPAELGTLIHRTIRGKTGTDPYAALKEKSNRIASEVAIPLREKGLTLRSAVCAAIAGNAIDFGVDGSRNALETLDDELRQGLAVDHFDRFRQEVEQVRTILYLTDNCGEVVFDLLLVEQLLKMGKEVIVSPKAEPILNDATVVDLEGLGFSGLVPIVPHTVASIGLPLKEAPAEFRKVWDRADLVIAKGMGHYETLYGIRTGVVFLLKAKCLPVAESLGVGVGGHVLTF
- a CDS encoding sigma-54-dependent Fis family transcriptional regulator encodes the protein MSKKILIVDDETTIRESLSSVLAEEGYSPVTAADGDEASTLFDRIAFDAVICDIRMPGINGIDLLRRIKTSRPGTPVVMMTAYASVDTAVEALRQGAVDYIIKPFLLDDVVFRIKKLFQLTDLTEDNRLLREEVAGRYDFSDIIGQSQPVREMLELIKRVASSKGTVLITGESGTGKELVARAIHNRSDRRAKRFIPVNCCAIPATLLDSMLFGYRKGAFTDAQEDRKGLFEVANEGTLFLDEIGDLSVGLQTKLLRAIEEKEILPVGGTERVKVDIRLIAATHQDLQERMNAGTFREDLYYRLNIVEIKVPPLRERIDDLPLLVNHFIRKYNLEMNRRFRDVSPEVLRVLSGYRWKGNIRELENVMERSMILGTPPTLQPEDLPPNLLEGDRRSETLSRENLKSALRVYERMHIEGVLERSGCDKQKAAERLGISLATLYRKLEQKE
- a CDS encoding DUF1641 domain-containing protein, with product MSMQNKELREPDLPTMMQAGSNSIDGLRNHAETLSEVAGAIQAYKDSQTDPMIERMAAIMEPLTALADQVAKPEVFQAVQQSVRTLTELYQSGSLNDLKEVALFISAAKNSMGDSVIARMAANMETMMALLDELAKADLMRAMPAIEELINSGSLEVLTQMATFLGSTTHAFTDSIVERMLSMFENLVSRLMNPQIQDLIGAAVESAQEAMAEMKDQPKKAGLPALWKAARDPEVRQSLLFVMSFARHFHQSLYSENGPKL
- a CDS encoding glucose-6-phosphate isomerase, with the translated sequence MISYKNKVWKQEMAVRLDYNHVMASFMGEEHGVFDGEIESLQSEAKEIHQQIKEKKSSGKLPFMDLPDQDVKGILEIAKGVRRRCESFVVLGIGGSALGNTSLHQALNHPRYNELTKTGRKRAPRIYVLDNVDPDNLRGLLDILDLKKTCFNVITKSGGTAETMANFLICQKALIDAVGRENHQDRIIVTTDASRGNLKRVADREGYSCLVIPDGVGGRFTVLTPVGLLSAAVSGINIRELLAGAAFMERWCRKVKLRENPAYLNAAIHYILNAKRGKRISVMMPYSNALYGFADWYRQLWSESLGKREALDGREVFAGQTPVKSLGTTDQHSQIQLYVEGPNDKVITFLGLEKFREKMEIPDSYPEMEGISYLGGHTLNELIHAEQQATGYALTRHKRPNLTLTLKELNPFTLGQLFMMYEIQTVFSGGLYRINPLNQPGVEDGKVATYALMGRSGYEEQKEEMAELGEGDEKYIIGL